A stretch of DNA from Salvelinus sp. IW2-2015 linkage group LG20, ASM291031v2, whole genome shotgun sequence:
CATTCTCATGGCCAGACTTAAGCTATTATATAAACAAATGCAGGGACTGTTAGATGTTTAAGGCCTTTTTCCACAGATGAAGATTTCAACTGCTAGACTTGAACCTGAAATTAAAGTATGTTGGTCTGAGAGACTGGCTGGATTGCATTGTGCTTAGTAGGTGATTTGATGACGGActtacatacacatgcacacaccaaatACAAACTAGCCTTTTGGACAGATGGGCACTGTAACAGCATTACTCGCGTCATATAGGAAAACTACGTGATGCAGGACAACCTGCAGTTTCCATTTGTCCCTTATGGAGACTGAATCAAAACACGTGGAAACACACTGCTCTGATTGATGACAGAACTGTATCTTATTGTGTATGTTAGTTTCTGTTTTGTATGGTTGTTTTTATTTTGAACAGTGGAATACTGAAATGTAATTGTTCCTTTCAAATGCTGACCTCCTACTGTTTTCTCTCAATCACGTTTGTTACTGTTACTATGATAATTGTTGAAACTCTGGCAGTATGAGGCAACATTGCATTTCTCAGAGAGTGGGATACTGTGTGTGGAATACTCAGTGTGGGTATGAGTGAGAATGAGACCAAGTAATAAAcccctgtgtgtgaatgtgaggaTAATGTAGTGTGCATGTTACTGCCTGTCATGATTAGTGTGCGAGGCTGCTTACTGAaggtctaaaaatatgttttgagtgCATTCGGTATACTGCTGACTGTGTTCAAGAACATTGGCACTAATGCTTagtcttttttttctcattttaagaatattttttttgcaGACTGTCTTTTTTATTGTCCGAACtgcaataatacattttttaattttaattacaAAGAGCTGAAGGCATATGTATTGAAAAAAGGACATGCCAAATCTTATCAAACTGTGGAGTGGTGGGGGGTTGTTTACAAGACACAGAAAAGAGTTACCGtgcgtttatatgttttgttgtgtATCGTTTTAAATTAAGACAGGCTTTAACACTCCTGTTCAGTGTTTCGTTTTGAGATTTTACAAAgaaatttatttaaacaaaaagAGAACAAGATTAATAATAAAGATGAAAGTATTGGCTTCTACTTGTCTTGTGGTCATTGAGAATTGTCAATCTATACAGAATGGCCTCTTATCCTCAGGTGTCCCAACACCGTTCACACACGGGTTCCTGTGTCCACTTCACATGCACTCAAATAAGCCGGTGTCCATCTGCTATGCCATCTTAACCAATCCTATTTACTGTACAAGCCACACAGCCTGTAAGAAGCATGTGCTTCTCCAGTGATATATCATTAGCGGTGCAATTAGTATGACAGTATTGACTATTAAATCCTGTATGTGATAAAGAGATGGGCCACTTTGATGggtgtgggggccacaaaaaaatcaaCTCGTGGCTTGCGGGTCTGAATACCGACATCCATAACCACATGtgcagtcagagccagccctaGCCAATTGGGGAATCTGTTGGTCACCCCCCCCCCAGTGAAATTTTGTTGGGCACCCCACCTTGCGAAcaaaacattttgccatggggcggagagaaatgtttgtagttttgaatatgagtgagagtgactaacaaaatcaatgggggatcCCCGGttggtaatttgaccatgattactagAAGTTTAGATGGCTGGctaaaaaaatgttagctgattaattgggctaattgagtgactcagTGACTGACGTAACAAGAAAAAAACtgttgatgcacaaccaaatttggaaattgcaccttgtgtgttCCACTATTCTGACTTTCAACATCAACTGAGTTccacaaaaggggggggggaaccAGTTGCCCATCACTGTGCAAAACCATCAGGGTTCAGAGGTACTTTATGGGGACCTCTGCTGTTCTTTCACTTCTGCTGCTTGTGTCCAAACTCCAGGGTGCAGAACTATGGAGAACCCTTTGGTAATGTGGATGAGGACTAATGTCTGGATAGAATCTTCACTATCTCTAAACCAGAACCATTGCAATTTGTTATGATGGCTCTTGTCTTCACTCTATTATCCTTCAGAACAATGTTCATAAGAATCTAATCATCCTGCAAATACCTATTCTCTGAAAAACTGAACAAAAGCCAACTCTCTATGGTTgtgtttacacaagcagcccaattctgatcttcttTACACTTAACTTTTCATATCAGCTCTTTTTCAgctctgatctgattggtcaaaagaccaattagtgagtgaaaaaatatcagaattgggctgcctgtgtaaatgcagcctattTTCCGAGGCTGCCTATTCCTCAAAtgtgtaacatttaaagaatgtcTATAGTTGTAGCTGTTCTATTTCTTTAAGGCAATCCGGGTGCTTCTGACATCATAGATGTTGTCAATGGTGCGTTGCAAATAACGTGAGGGGGAGACAGAACTCTGATAGAGACGGCCATTCGTATTGAAGCTTCACAGGGACTATCAACAGGGAGTACAGCCGATGCAAAAGGAAAATTGGGGTATGAGAGCCACCAGAATCCGTTCCCATCCTTCGCTGCCCGGGGCCCAGTCTGACTGACATCCTTCGGATCAGCATTGCCACTGAACCACCTCTCGAATAAACCTAATATCGTGTGAGTAGTGTACTGGGGAACCGACGAAACCAGGGGGGAAAGGGAACTTGATTCGACCGAACCGGAGTCTTGTATTCAGAGCGTCGCAGAGGGGGAGGGGCGAATAGATGGCTATCACTGGAGAACATAGGGTAGGTACCCCAGTGTAAGGGTGCGGCTAGAATAAAGTCCAAATGTTACATGATCGTATACACTGTCAACTATTTGTGATGCTTGAAGtcatttaaaatggtgtgaatGACTGGTACATGGTTGAAGCGGCAAGCGTATTCTCAGGCTACTTACTAGCTAGGCACAACCACTGCTGTATACGGTCAGTTGGTATTGTCACAGTAGCAACCTTTTGTTTGAAGTGTACGgtagatattattattattgtaaccAGTTCGACTTTTGAGTGATCGTAAAAGTCACAACTATTCAACCTAGTTGAGATGCTTCCCTTTTGATTGTTACCAACGCAGCGACAGCTTTCTAAAAGGTGACGTAAGAAAATGTTTAGTTGGGTTGATGATACTCAAATCCGTAAAAGGATTTTGTCCATGCAAATGTTACATTTCACGTTGCCGTACCTAGCTAATACATTAACACTAGGTAAAATAGACTGGCATAATGTAGGCATAGTTGTATTGTTTCTGAAAAGAGACAGCCTCTTCATGTGGTTGTGAAATCCTCCTAGCTTTTTGTCAAGACAGAATTTGTCTTAAAGAGAACGCATTGTAATTCTATGTAGGTTACAGGCCCACACTGATGAAATGATTCAAGTCAGTAAATACTGTGTAGTGTTTCATGGGATTAGTGGTAATGGTTGAATATTGCAATACATGGTGCCGGAGTGTATGGTTTACACTGTAGTTACCAGGTCCTGATTGGTTCCTATCAAAATATAAAGCCTGGCTCTGAACTGTGATCTGTTGATAAAACCTCTCACATGACCCAGTAGGATTTATCAACTGCTAAATAATTATCACAAGTCCCATGTTACAAACTGAATATCCAGCGGTAGACCATTGTGATTTTCTGCACTGTGACACACTATAGTTGACAGTATTCCATAGCTGAATGTCATGCACAGAGTAATGTGTGATATAAAGCAATGTCACTATTCCTGACAAAGCAATTAATCTATGGTGTTTAATACATAGGCCCTGATTAATGTTAGGCCTGAGCTGGGTCTCTACAGTTGAAACCCTCATGTTGTAATGAAACCTAACCCTTTATTAACCCTAATCCATCTACTACCATCACATCTGTAATTCTGTCTGTCACCTAGTCAGCTGATGCCTCTTCTGACAACACTACAGGCAATGGAGAGAACCTCATGCCCATTTTTTGGAATAATTTCCGGAAAGATGTTTGGTCCCCCTTGGTAGTTTAAATATGCACAACTAGTCCTGCGCAATTGATGACTTTTTTCCATTCCCGAATTGGAATGCCCATTGCACACAAAACGGTGGTTGACTGAGAATGCGTCTTCTCGTTCTTCCTTGTTCTGCTCTGTCGTGAGCTACTTGCATTTCCAAAGTATTCTGTTGAGAGGAAGTAGACCTGTAATCATGGTGAGGTATAATGTGGTCAGTGTTGTAGGATGGCCTAGGCCTAATTATAGGAAAAACATGACAAGGTCATACACACAATGAAAAACTATAGTagttcagtaatgagaactgacTGAATCATGCTTCCCATCTGTATGTACGACATTGTCAACTGAGAGATAGAAAAAGCTTTTCTTAGGACACCTAAATTGGCGTGGCGCTCTATAAATTATGCCTCATATATCCTTCTCCAGGTCTTGCTCTAAAGTTCATTGCACAGAGTCGTTTCTGGGCTTTGACACACATACAGCCCACGCAGCAGCGCCTTTGCAGTGGCTGCAGAATATGGCGTGGTTGAGGGTgctaaataaatgatgatgatgcTCCAGTGTCACGTGCAGTTTGGCTCAGAAGACTCACTTCCTTCCCTCCTCGTGTCTGACAATTTCTACTATCCAGGCCCCAGCTGGGGAGCTCTCCCGGGCCCTTCCAGGGAGATATGTTGTTgctctttctcttgtctctctttcagGCCTCATCTTCCATATTTCCCTCTGTATTTCCCACTTTCTCTGTACCACCTCTCCTCAGCAGCCCTACAAATGTAATCATGTAGCCTATCGCTGGAatccagactagaggtcgaccgattatgatttttcaactccgataccggttattggaggaccaaaaaaagccgataccgattaatcgggccgacaattacaacaatactgaatgaacacttattttaacttaatataatacatcaataaaatcaatttggcctcaaataaataatgaaacatgttcaatttggtttaaataatgcaaaaacaaagtgttaggagaagaaagtaaaagtgcaatatgtgccatgtaagaaagctaatgtttaagttccttgctcagaacatgagaacatatgaaagctggtggttccttttaacatgagtcttcaattttcccaggtaagaagttttaggttgtagttattataggaattataggactttgtatttcatatacctttgactattggatgttcttataggcactttagtattgccagtgtaacagtatagcttccgtccctctcctcgctcctacctgggctcgaaccaggaacacatcgacaacagccaccctcgaagcagctttacccatgcagagcaaggggaacaaccactccaagtctgagtgagtgacgtttgaaacgctattagcgcgcaccctgctaactagctagccatttcacatcggttacaccagcctaatctcgggagttgataggcttgaagtcataaacagcgcaatgattgaagcattgcgaagagctgctggcaaaacgcacgaatgtgctgtttgaatgaatgattacgagcctgctgctgcctaccaccgctcagactgctctatcaaatcatagacttaattataacataaaaaacagaaatacgagctttaggtcattaatatggtcgaatccggaaactatcatctcgaaaacaaaacgtttattcttttagtgaaatacggaaccgttccgtaatTTATCTAATGgttggcatccataagtctaaatattcctgttacattgcacaaccttcaatgttatgtcataattacctaaaattctggcaaattagttcgcaacgagccaggYGGCCCAAACTGTTGCMTATACCCTGACTCTRcgtgcaatgaacgcaagagaagtgacataatttcacctggttaatattgcctgctaacctggatttcttttagctaaatatgcaggtttaaaaatatatacttctgtgtattgattttaagaaaggcattgatgtttatggttaggtacacgttggagcaacgacagtccagttttgcgaatgcgcaccgcatcgattatatgcaatgcaggacacgctagataaactagtaatatcatcaaccatgtgtagttaactagtgattatgattgattgttttttataagataagtttaatgctaaggcttcttactgcattcgcgtaacaggcaggctcctcgtggagtgcaatgtaaagcaggtggttagagcgttggactagttaactgtaaggttgcaagattaaatctccgagctgacaaggtaaaaatctgtcattctgcccctgaacaaggcagttaacccaccgttcctaggccgtcattgaaaataagaatgtgttcttaactgacttgcctagttaaatcggtgtccaaaaataccaatttccgattgttatgaaaacttgatctcggccctaattaatcgcccattccgattaattggtcgacctctaatccagaCAGCTGTCTGCTAATCAACCCGCTCAAGCTACACACTCACTCAATTAATTTAGTTGTTTGCAGTTAATGGTCATCCTGTATTGGAATGTGCAAAGTGATTGTAAGATGGCCTACCGCTGGTTCAGGAAGAAATGTTCCATTAGTCAAAGTTTCCCTTTGATTTGAGGTCTAGTGAATTATGTTGTATTTGTCTCATTTTGTTTCAAATTAGCCTATGCCAAGTGTAAAATATAAGACTGTACGGTCATGGTTGCCTCGTAACATCTTGGCCTCTTCTCGTCTGTTTGTTCTGTGTCTATAGTGAACTTTCAACACCATGGATCTGAGAGTGGGGAACAAGTACCGACTGGGACGGAAAATAGGGAGTGGGTCCTTTGGAGACATTTACCTTGGTAAGTGGAAGTGCTCCATCTCCCACTGGTTGGCATTTCTCTTCTTcttgtacttttctccatttgcCTCTGTCTACTGGCCTAGTCCCGTATTGGCTTTTTCTCCCCTTAGCCTTAGACTTTCATTCCTGGGTGTTCACCGGAGTTTCTTTCCATTCCCTGGGTGTTCAACCGGAGTTTCTTTCCATTCCCTGGGTGTTCAACCGGAGTTTCTTTCCATTCCTGGGTGTTCAacgggagtttcttccattcctgGGTGTTCAACCGGAGTTTCTTTCCATTCCTGGGTGTTCAACCGGAGTTTCTTTCCATTCCCTGGGTGTTCAACTGGAGTTTCTTTCCATTCCCTGGGTGTTCAACCGGAGTTTCTTTCCATTCCCTGGGTGTTCAACCGGAGTTTTTTCCATTCCCTGGGTGTTCAACCGGAGTTTCTTTCCATTCCCTGGGTGTTCAACTGGAGTTTCTTTCCATTCCCTGGGTGTTCAACCGGAGTTCTTTCCATGTTCATGGTTCACAGTTGCTCTTGAGTCTAccctaatatgtgtgtgtgtgtgtgcacttcctCAGGTGCAAACATTGCCACGGCGAAGAGGTGGCCATTAAGCTGGAATGTGTGAAGACCAAACACCCACAGCTGCACATCGAGAGCAATTCTATCAAGATGatgcagggaggaggtgaggagaatgGGGGAGTGACTGAGAAAGAACATAAGTAAATTCCTAGTAAATGCCCTATTGAGACGTCTGAGTCTATTGGGATCAGAAAGTAGTGACTGTATCATAAATGGTCAAATGTACCCATTtattgcatttattttatttcagaagTATCATGTTCACCAAAATAATGTGTTGAGCACTGAAACACTCTTTTGCTGAAGTTGTTGTTGTATGACATTAGCCGTAAAGGATGTATGCGCAAGTAACTATGGTTAGATGTACACTAAAAGCTACTTCTTTGTGCCTGCCTAACAGTGGGGATTCCCTCGATAAAGTGGTGCGGGGCAGAGGGAGACTACAACGTCATGGTGATGGAGCTCTTGGGCCCCAGTCTGGAAGACCTCTTCAACTTCTGTTCCCGCAAGTTCAGCCTCAAAACGGTGCTACTGCTGGCAGACCAGATGGTACAGAACTCTTATGGTGTCATCTTTTCCCCGCAATGTTCATTGTACTGTTTGTCCTCTATACCCTTTAACTCTAACTCTGTCTGCTGTCCTAACTTTGCTTGTGCTGCTGTGTCACCCTTTTCTCTTAACTTTGCTGTGTAGTCGTATTACTCTTCTATGGTATTTGGCTGTcctttctccacttcctgtcctcCTCATTGTTCTTCCTTTTGCGCAGATTTGTTCCGTTACTTATTGTTGCTGTTTTTACCAATGTTGTGCCCCCGAAAGGCATTGGCTGTTGGAGGGTTTAAATTACGGTTAGCTTACAGTAAGGTTTCAAGGCTTTTACAGACCATGCCAGCAGAGCTTTCTGTTGTCTCGCTTCTCCTTTTCTTCTAaatcctcctctgtcctccccagATCAGTCGCATCGAGTACATCCACTCCAAGAACTTCATCCATCGCGACGTCAAGCCCGACAACTTCCTCATGGGGCTGGGGAAGAAGGGCAACCTGGTGTACATCATCGACTTTGGCTTGGCCAAGAAGTACAGAGACGCCCGCACACACCAGCACATCCCCTACAGGGAGAACAAGAACCTGACGGGCACTGCACGCTACGCATCCATCAACACCCACCTGGGCATCGGTAAGGGACTTTTTAAAAATCTCCTCCTCCTGTTTGGCTGAAATATCTAAATATCTTCATGAATGTGATTTCATTTTACCCTCCAATGCTCATGCCTAGTGTTGAGATGTAGTGACTATTGTCCCCTTGTCCTTAGCTTACATATTTTGATACCACTCAATCCTATCTATGTCCTAAATAGCAAATCATTCAAACCTGTCTACCGTTCTTCAGAGCAGTCTCGGCGTGACGACCTGGAGTCTCTGGGATATGTCCTCATGTACTTCAACCTGGGCTCTCTGCCCTGGCAAGGCCTCAAAGCTGCCACAAAGAGGCAGAAGTACGAACGCATCAGCGAGAAAAAAATGTCCACCCCCATCGAGGTGCTCTGCAAAGGATACCCCTGTAAGTGACTGCTAGTATCTGTCTGGGCTGTGACATTTGTATCAATGTGTGTGGACAACTATTTTCCTTCCCCATTGTGTTGTAACAAACGTTTGCATATACCACAGTCTCTCAATCCTGGGTATTTGCTCACCCTTCCCTTTTATTGGCATTGCTTGTCTGCAGCCGAGTTCTCCACCTACCTGAATTTCTGCCGCTCGCTGCGCTTTGACGACAAGCCAGACTACTCATACCTTCGGCAACTCTTCAGGAATCTGTTCCACAGACAAGGCTTCTCCTATGACTACGTATTCGACTGGAACATGCTCAAATTTGTGAGTTTGCTACACCAAAGCTCTTATTCTTTACAAGGAACTAAGTGCTACATTCTGTCTGtctacaccagggctctccaaccctgttcctggagagctactctcctgtaggttttcactccaaccctaatcttgCACACCTGATttctaataattagctagttgataagctgaatccGGTTAGTTACAacgggttggagcgaaaacctacaggagggtagctctccaaaAACAGGGGTGTAGAGCAGTGGTATGTATACACTATCCAGTGTTTCCACATAACCAGAATGATTCTGAAAGATTTGGATGTAGTTCTATGTAGAGGTATGGGTTTACTGTAACCTGTGTGGTCTCCTCTCAGGGTGCCAGTAGGACAGCAGAAGAcggtgagaggaggggagctgACGAAAAGGACGAGCGTATTGTAGGAGGCCCTCGGGGATCTGCTGCACGGGGTCTCCCGCCAGGGCCAAACCCACCAGCTGCCAACAGAGTTAGGAATGGACCTGAGCAGGCCATCTCTAACCCTGCATCACGGGTGCAGCAGTCTGGTGAGCACACACCTGTGCTCTTTTAACTAGAGCTACAGTTGAATGGAATAGAAACATTTAGGAAATTATCCaaaaagggcagagagagagagagagtgtgtgtgtgcctaacacatttcagttaattactatagctccCTCCTTctgccaatcagtgtaattttgtaaatgccggatatctatggcaagacatcaTTCATCCAAGTTTCGTCAAAATCGGCCCAGTGCTGTCAGAGATTGCGTGTGACTAATTTACAAATGAACGGAGACCAAGCCGCAGACCACTCCCCGATTTTCATTGCGGGGGACAATGAAATGGCTTTTGATATAGATAAATACTTTTGTGAACACATTGACAGAAATGACGGTTTGCAAAGTCAACAGTTCTATTTCTAAATGGCCTCCTCCCTTGTATTCTTCCTCTTTCAGGGAACACGTCGCCGCGGGCTATCTCTCGCGCTGAGCGTGAGCGGAAGGTGAGCATGCGGCTCCACCGAGGAGCCCCCGCAAACGTGTCATCCTCTGACCTCACAGCCCGTCTTGACCAATCCCGAATTTCCAC
This window harbors:
- the LOC111981127 gene encoding LOW QUALITY PROTEIN: casein kinase I (The sequence of the model RefSeq protein was modified relative to this genomic sequence to represent the inferred CDS: inserted 1 base in 1 codon) codes for the protein MDLRVGNKYRLGRKIGSGSFGDIYLGANIAXGEEVAIKLECVKTKHPQLHIESNSIKMMQGGVGIPSIKWCGAEGDYNVMVMELLGPSLEDLFNFCSRKFSLKTVLLLADQMISRIEYIHSKNFIHRDVKPDNFLMGLGKKGNLVYIIDFGLAKKYRDARTHQHIPYRENKNLTGTARYASINTHLGIEQSRRDDLESLGYVLMYFNLGSLPWQGLKAATKRQKYERISEKKMSTPIEVLCKGYPSEFSTYLNFCRSLRFDDKPDYSYLRQLFRNLFHRQGFSYDYVFDWNMLKFGASRTAEDGERRGADEKDERIVGGPRGSAARGLPPGPNPPAANRVRNGPEQAISNPASRVQQSGNTSPRAISRAERERKVSMRLHRGAPANVSSSDLTARLDQSRISTSQVSMPFEHLGK